TCGTCGTGGCCGAGGCGGGCGACGGCGAGACCGCGCTCAACAAGGCGATGGCCGTGCTGCCCGACCTGCTGCTGCTCGACATCAACATGCCCGGCCGCAGCGGGCTGGAAATCCTGCCGCTGCTGCGCCGTGACGCCCCGCAGGTCAAGGTACTGATCCTGACCGGACGCGAGGAGGACTCGTATATCATCCGCGCGCTGCGGGCCGGGGCCAATGGCTACCTGCTCAAGAGCGCCGACGAGTCCGAGCTGCTGGACGGCATCAGCCGCGTCATGCAGGGCCAGCTCGTGCTGGGCCGCGGCGTGGCCGAGCGCGTCGTCAGCGGATTTCTCGTGGGCGGCACCAGCACGCTCGACGAGACCGAGACACGCATCATCCAGCGCGTGGCCGCCGGCTTCGAAAACGAGCAGATCGGCGAAGCCCTCGAAATCCCCCTCACCGAGGTGATCGAGACGATCGCGCGGCTGATGGACAAGCTCGGCGCGAAGGACCGGCACTCCGCGGCGCTGCGCGCGCTGCAGCGCGGCTTGATCGTGATCGAGGACGTGCACAACCTCGCAGTCAAGGCGTAGCCGGGCCATATCCCAAACAGTGGATTTATCTGCTATAATTAGAACATGCGTTCCAAAATAGTTTCGTTCCGTGCGGTGCGATGTGGTATGCTAGTTTTCGGTGCATCACGGCGCCAAACCGACCGCATCCCGCGGCGGGAAGAGGGTAGTAAGTAATGGCGTTCTCTGACGACGATCGCTACGACGACGACGTGAATCAGGACGACGGTTACGAGGGCTTCCCTGACGAAGACGATCAGGACGATGCCCCCGCGTCGCCGCGCGATCGCATACGCAACCAGATTAACCCATACAGTGCCAAGCCGGACGCGCCGAACGCACCCGGCAGTCGAGGCTCGCCGTTCCGCAGTACCGACTCGCCCGGGAGCAGCGGTTCGGGCAGCCGTCCCGGTTACGGGGGCAGTTACGGCAGCGGTGGCGGTGGCAGCGGAAGTACAAGCGGGAGTGGCAGTCGCGGGCCGGGCAATCCATTCAGCAGCGGCGGCGGATCTGGGAGCGGGTCGAGCAACCCATATGGAAGTTCGTCGGGTCCCCGCCAGCTTGGCGCCAGCGGCGCCAGCAACCCGCCACCCAGCCGTTCGACCGGCACGTTTTCGTCTTCCAGCAGCCGCCCGAGTTCGCCCGGCAGCGACCGACCTTCGTACACAGCCAGCAGCGCGCCGCCGTCACGTTCGACGGGCGAGAACAGTCCCTACCGCAGCCCGAGCGAATCCACGCCTTACTCGCGGCCCGGCGACCGGCGCGACGACCGACCCAGCTCGGCCAGCAGCCGGCCCGCAGACAGCAAGCCGGCGGCAAAGCCCGACGACAAGTCCGGCGGGCGCGGGATCGGCGGGTTCTTCGGCCGCGGCAAGGATGACAAGCCCGACGCCAAGAAAGATGCCGGCCGCCCGCAGCAGAACCGCCCGCCCGACAAGAAGAAAGACGACGGCGGCGGCAAAGGCATTTTCGGCGTCGTCTCGAACCGGTTTGGCCGCGGCGGCGACAAGCAGGCCGCAAAGCCAGACGCCGGGCGCGGCGCACCCGCGTCTTCGTCGTCCTATGGACGCTCTGCGTCGCCCCCAAACAAGCCTGACCGCAAACCGGCCAGCGGTGACAAAGCCGCAGGCGCGGGCGGACTCTCCGCGCTGACCGGCCGTATCGGCGGGATTTTCAAGCGCGGCGGCGACAAAGATGCGAAGCCCGGCGCCAAACCGCCGGGTCGAGATGCAAGCCCCGGTCAGCCGCTGGCGAGCATGTCCGGTTCGCGCTCGGCCCCGCCCAGCGCCCAAAGCGGCGCGCGCCAACAGCAGCCCCCGAGCCGGGCCGCAGCCGCCGAACGCGGCGAGGGTAAAGGCGGGCTTTGGGAGGCGCTGACGAGCCGGCTGCGCGGGGGCGGCAAGGCCGACGCCCAGCCGCAAAGCCGCACCCGCCGCGAAGGCACTAGCAACCGCGTCCCGGAAGTGACGACGGCCGGCTGGAACCTCGATACACAGCTTGACCTCGTCGGCATCGGCCTGATGGTCGGCGCGTTGATCCTGCTGCTGTCGTCGCTGTCCGGCGATCAAGGCGCGGCGATCGGTGCCGTCAACACATTCCTCGGCCAAGTCTTCGGCTGGGGCGCGATCGTCGTCCCGTTCCTGATGGGCGGGATCGGCGCGTTCCTGTTGGTCACCCGCTTTGGCGACACGCCGCCGGAGATCGACGCGGTGCGTGTGGCCGGCGCGGTCAGCTTCTACGTCGCGCTGCTCACGCTGTTCCAGTTCATCGTCGTGCTCGACCCGCTGTTCCAAGGCGACCTCGCCACCATGAAGCTGTTGGTCGATGGCTACACGTGGGGCTTGGGGCGCGGCGGCGGCGTGATCGGAACCGGCATCCACCTGTTCCTTGTCGAGAACATCGGCGAGATCGGCGGGTTCGTGCTGTTGGCCGGATGGATGGGCGTCAGCCTGATGCTGTTCACCCGCACATCCGCCACGCAGTTGATCGTCATTATCGTCAGCCTGACGCGCAGTTTCCGCGTGTCGTGGCAGCACCGGCAGCAGTTGGCGTCTGCCCGTCGCGCCGTGGCACAGCAGGAAGCGGCCGCACGCGCCGCTGCACAGCGCCAGATCGCCGTCTCTAAGCCCAATGCCGGCGAACTGAGACCGGGGACAGCCGGGGCGCTCCCCGCTGGCGAAGCCCGTCAACAGCCCCTGCCCCTCGAAGATCTGCCGATCCGGGTGGGCGGGCAGATGGTGAGCGCCGAAACAGCGGCCGCCGCCTCGGTTCCGGCAGCGGCGGGCGCGCGCGGAGCGTTCGGCGGTTTGCTCAAGCGCCTGCCGGGCTCGGGCAGCCGCGGCACGCAAAGCGACTCCGAAGCCGAGACCGCCCCCACCGGTGGAGCGCGCGGATTCCTCAGCCGCCGGGCGGGATCGACCTTTACGAACGGCGCACTGGAAGGCGGGTCGCCGGCCGCAGCGCCACCCCCGCCGCCGCCGTCTAGCGTGCCGCCCTCGATGCAACCTGCGGCCTTGCAGCATCCCGCCGCGCCGGCCCCGTCGCCGGCCTATGCGCCCTACCAGCAGCCAACACAGACTCCGGCACCGGCCAACGCCAGCTCGACTCCATCGCCGCAGCCTGTTCCGCCCGGACCCGCCGCGCGCCCGATCCAACCTGCGCCGCAGCCTGCGCAATCTACACCTGAGCCGGCCACGCGCCAGCCCAGCCCGTACGGCCCATCGGTGCAGAACAACACGCCGATCAGCACGCCCAAGCCGCCCAGCATCGAGACGCACCGGCCCAAGCGCAGTTACACGATGGTCGATTTCCGCACGCTGCTGGCTCCCGGCTCGAAAGGCGACTACGACCGCAAGGCGCTGGTCGAGCGCGCACGCATCATCGGCGAGACGCTCGAGAGCTTCGGAGCGCCCGGCAAGGTCGTGGAGATCAACACCGGCCCGGTGATCACCCAGTTCGGCGTCGAGCCGGGATACATCACCCAGCGCGACCGCCAGAGCCGCGTTAAGGTGAGCGCCATCGCCCAGCTCGACAAAGACTTGCAGCTCGCCCTCGGCGCACGGTCGATCCGTATTGAAGCGCCGGTGCCGGGCAAGGGCTACGTCGGCATCGAAGTCCCGAACGACACGCCCATGACGGTCAGCCTGCGCGACCTGATGGAGTCGAACCGCTACCAGCGCATCAAGTCGCCGCTGGCGATCGCGCTCGGCGAGGCGGTCGACGGCACGCCGGTCGCCGCCGATCTGTCGAGCATGCCGCATCTGCTGATCGCCGGGACGACCGGCTCCGGTAAGTCGGTGATGGTCAACGCCATCATCTGCAGCCTGCTGCTGCGCAATACGCCGGATGTCGTGCGCTTCATCATGGTGGACCCCAAGCGCGTCGAGTTAACGACCTACAACGGCATCCCGCATCTGGTGGCGCCGGTCGTCGTCGAGGTCGAGCGCATCATCGGCGTGCTCAAGTGGGTCACGCGCGAGATGGACGACCGCTACAAGCGGTTCAGCGTGGCCGGCGCGCGCAACATTGACGACTACAACCGCAACCGCGCGGCCGAAGTCGAGCAGATGCCGTACATCATCGTGGTCATCGACGAGTTGGCCGACCTGATGATGCTGGCCCCGGAAGAGGCCGAAAGGTACATCACGCGCATCGCCGCCATGGCGCGCGCGACCGGCATCCACCTCGTGAT
The sequence above is a segment of the Candidatus Flexicrinis affinis genome. Coding sequences within it:
- a CDS encoding DUF87 domain-containing protein, whose amino-acid sequence is MAFSDDDRYDDDVNQDDGYEGFPDEDDQDDAPASPRDRIRNQINPYSAKPDAPNAPGSRGSPFRSTDSPGSSGSGSRPGYGGSYGSGGGGSGSTSGSGSRGPGNPFSSGGGSGSGSSNPYGSSSGPRQLGASGASNPPPSRSTGTFSSSSSRPSSPGSDRPSYTASSAPPSRSTGENSPYRSPSESTPYSRPGDRRDDRPSSASSRPADSKPAAKPDDKSGGRGIGGFFGRGKDDKPDAKKDAGRPQQNRPPDKKKDDGGGKGIFGVVSNRFGRGGDKQAAKPDAGRGAPASSSSYGRSASPPNKPDRKPASGDKAAGAGGLSALTGRIGGIFKRGGDKDAKPGAKPPGRDASPGQPLASMSGSRSAPPSAQSGARQQQPPSRAAAAERGEGKGGLWEALTSRLRGGGKADAQPQSRTRREGTSNRVPEVTTAGWNLDTQLDLVGIGLMVGALILLLSSLSGDQGAAIGAVNTFLGQVFGWGAIVVPFLMGGIGAFLLVTRFGDTPPEIDAVRVAGAVSFYVALLTLFQFIVVLDPLFQGDLATMKLLVDGYTWGLGRGGGVIGTGIHLFLVENIGEIGGFVLLAGWMGVSLMLFTRTSATQLIVIIVSLTRSFRVSWQHRQQLASARRAVAQQEAAARAAAQRQIAVSKPNAGELRPGTAGALPAGEARQQPLPLEDLPIRVGGQMVSAETAAAASVPAAAGARGAFGGLLKRLPGSGSRGTQSDSEAETAPTGGARGFLSRRAGSTFTNGALEGGSPAAAPPPPPPSSVPPSMQPAALQHPAAPAPSPAYAPYQQPTQTPAPANASSTPSPQPVPPGPAARPIQPAPQPAQSTPEPATRQPSPYGPSVQNNTPISTPKPPSIETHRPKRSYTMVDFRTLLAPGSKGDYDRKALVERARIIGETLESFGAPGKVVEINTGPVITQFGVEPGYITQRDRQSRVKVSAIAQLDKDLQLALGARSIRIEAPVPGKGYVGIEVPNDTPMTVSLRDLMESNRYQRIKSPLAIALGEAVDGTPVAADLSSMPHLLIAGTTGSGKSVMVNAIICSLLLRNTPDVVRFIMVDPKRVELTTYNGIPHLVAPVVVEVERIIGVLKWVTREMDDRYKRFSVAGARNIDDYNRNRAAEVEQMPYIIVVIDELADLMMLAPEEAERYITRIAAMARATGIHLVIATQRPSADVVTGLIKANFPARIAFAVASNVDSRVILDQPGAEKLLGRGDMLYLSGDSPAPVRLQGVFLSDQEIQTIVKHWKAQSDGTTQTPLQAFAAADKDDESKQASGFGATAGRGMASSGPIFPQKALFDEDDEDDGDESGEDMPDDELYERAVDLVRRQNGASVSLLQRKMRIGYARAARLIDAMEDRGIIGPAKEGSSKQRDVLPAK